TGAGAGGAAAAAGAGTTTTAGTAAAGGGTTGTTCAGATAAAGAGATCCCGGAAAATGCCTATATTGAATTGGTTGAGCAGCTAAAGCCTATTGTAAAATCTTTAATGTTTGGTGAAGCCTGTTCTAATGTGCCAATTGTAAAGAATTAATTTTTCAGAAATCTGAACATCAGGCTGCCTGTTTCTAATAATTCTAAATTTTAACAATAATTATGAAGCTTAGAAATTTTATCAGGCATATTTTTTGATAACTTTGGTTCACTTAATAATTAAATAAACACAAACATGAGTTTAATTGACCTACTTACAGGGAACACCAGCAATCAGGTTGCTGAACAGGCTGAAAATAAATTTGGAATCAGCAGAAACCAGATTATTGCTTTACTGGCAGTCGCTGCCCCTCTGATTATTTCTTATCTCAGAAACAAATCACAGGACTCCAAAGAAGCAGAAGCCCTGAACAACGCTCTGGATAAAGACCACGATGGAAGTATCCTTAATGACGCTTCACAGATCGAATCAAGACAGGCAGAAGGCGGATCTATCCTTGACCATATTTTTGGCGGGCAAAAAAGCACTGTAGAGAACCAACTTTCTCAGAATACAGGAATCTCCATTGACAAAATAGGACCAATCCTTGCCATGTTAGCTCCTGTTGTAATGGGCTATATCGGAAAAGAAAAGCAGCAGAGCAATGTAGGTGCAGGTGGTTTGGGAGATCTTTTAGGAGGAATCCTTGGAAATGCATCCAACCAGGCTCAGGCTCAACAGTCTAATCCTTTGAATGACATTTTAGGAAGTGTTTTAGGAGGAGGACAATCCCAATCTTCAGGAAGCCCGTTAAATGACATTTTAGGAAGCGTACTTGGAGGTGGAAACAACCAACAGCAAAGTGGCGGCTTAGGCAGTATCCTTGGAAATATTTTAGGAGGAAAATAATTTAATTTGTATACCTAGAAAAGGCCGGAGAAATTTCTCCGGCCTTTTTGCTTTTACGACTTTGCTTTGTTTTCAGCAGCACGTTTAGAAGATTTTCTCGGTCTTCTTTTTCCATAGCTTCCCGAATTGATCTTACCTCTTCTTGATTTTTTGTCTCCTTTTCCCATAGTAAAGTATTTTTTGATTGAAACGAATTTACAAAAAACCACTTAAAACACAGGGAATAAAGCTGTTAAAGTTTTTATAAAAGAGGGAAGATGGAAGCAGGAGGATGGAAGTTTAATACTACCCCGTTTAGCGGAAAATCTATTTATTTGGTCTGGATTAAAAGGTTGGAAATTATTTTTAGTTACAGATATTGATCATCACTATCACTTATTACTCATTACCTATTACTTATCTTCAAGCTTCATCCATCAGAATCCCTTTCCTAAACCAAAGCTATTTAAAAATTTCCCTATCCTTCAAAATCGCCACAGTCATGCTCTTTGAAAAGTGACAGAGCTTTTTGGGTGGTAAAATACCTGGATATTCTTTTGTTATTCAATTCCAGTTTCTGTCCTTCCATAACAAGCTCATAAACGGGGGCTTTATCTATCTGAGTTAAAATATAAGTTCTTTCCGGTGTTTTTAGAATCGTTTTGTTTCCCTCATTAGAGAATGAAAAATCATTGATTTCGAAAATATCTTTTTCATCGCAGACGTTGGTCCATACCATTTTATTCTTTGTCACAGATAGGCTTGCCAGATCGCATGAATAACAATTGCCAGAGAACTCTATTCCATATTTCTCATATACATTGGTACTTTTACTGTTCAATACATCAATAGGAACCAATGTTGAAAAGTCGCCCGGCAGCTCTGGGTCTGCTACTGTCTTCTTTGCCGGAATAAGTACAGCATTTGTATCTGTTTTTTTTATTTCCGCAGAATCTGTTTTATTTACTTTTCTTTCTGCAGAAGGTGAGCAGGCAGCCAGAAAAGCGATCACTACAGAAAAACTGATGATTACATTTTTCATTTTTATAAAATAATTTACAATATTTGATTTACTGTTTGTAAAATTGTCTAAAATACCCCGTTCAATATATCCCTGTTTTCAGCCATTTCTGACCTGTATGAGGCATTTTATCGGCTACTGATCTAAATTCAGCAAGGCTAACCCAGCTGAAAAACCCCTGAAACCAGCCAGTGTTTATGGAACCAAAGTCCAATATCTTTGCAGCAGTTATTTAAAAGATATACCATGAAAAAAATAAGCTTAACCCTCCTTTTTTCTTTATTAAGTGTAATAACTTTTGCACAGTCGCTGAAAGTAGTTATCAAACAGGACGGAAAAGTAATCAAGCCTGTCAATGATGTTTATGATCTGAAAAAATCAGCTTTCCAATTTGAAATTACTTCTACGGATCTTGAAGGTTTTTTAGTGGGAGCTACCACAAATAAGGATATTTACGCAGCGGCTT
This region of Chryseobacterium vaccae genomic DNA includes:
- a CDS encoding DUF937 domain-containing protein, which encodes MSLIDLLTGNTSNQVAEQAENKFGISRNQIIALLAVAAPLIISYLRNKSQDSKEAEALNNALDKDHDGSILNDASQIESRQAEGGSILDHIFGGQKSTVENQLSQNTGISIDKIGPILAMLAPVVMGYIGKEKQQSNVGAGGLGDLLGGILGNASNQAQAQQSNPLNDILGSVLGGGQSQSSGSPLNDILGSVLGGGNNQQQSGGLGSILGNILGGK
- a CDS encoding 30S ribosomal protein THX, with product MGKGDKKSRRGKINSGSYGKRRPRKSSKRAAENKAKS